From uncultured Roseateles sp., the proteins below share one genomic window:
- a CDS encoding SRPBCC domain-containing protein translates to MTAVAEPDVRVELNGLVIEGQVWIDASPARVFEALTTPAWLAAWWGDDSSYTSSNWQIAAEPGTHWCCDIHTRNGARHGLSGEVLDARPAERLSLSWQASWLAPPPTEVHFELEPQAGGTLLNLRHEGFRPDFSGRDTHHAGWPWVLQWLARQFPLNTENQ, encoded by the coding sequence ATGACGGCCGTGGCTGAGCCGGATGTGCGTGTCGAGCTGAACGGCCTGGTCATCGAGGGCCAGGTCTGGATAGATGCCAGCCCGGCGCGGGTGTTCGAGGCGCTGACCACGCCGGCCTGGCTGGCCGCCTGGTGGGGCGACGACAGCAGCTACACCAGCAGCAACTGGCAGATCGCGGCCGAGCCCGGCACGCATTGGTGCTGCGACATCCACACCCGCAATGGCGCCCGCCATGGCCTCTCGGGCGAGGTGCTGGATGCCAGGCCGGCCGAGCGCCTGAGTCTGTCCTGGCAGGCTAGCTGGTTGGCGCCGCCGCCTACCGAGGTGCACTTCGAGCTGGAGCCACAGGCCGGTGGCACCCTGTTGAACCTCAGGCACGAGGGCTTCCGTCCCGACTTCAGCGGTCGCGACACCCACCATGCGGGCTGGCCCTGGGTGCTGCAGTGGCTGGCCCGACAATTTCCTTTGAACACGGAGAACCAGTGA
- the ftsZ gene encoding cell division protein FtsZ: MAIEMIEEFDQGTQIKVIGVGGGGGNAVEHMINQGVQGVEFVCANTDAQALNRSSAHQLIQLGTSGLGAGAKPEAGRAAAEEAEQRIRDAITGANMLFITAGMGGGTGTGAAPVIARVAKEMGILTVGVVTKPFDFEGGRRTKAADAGLAELEANVDSLIVVLNDKLLDVLGDDVTQDQAFAHANDVLKNAVGGISDIIHIPGLVNVDFEDVKTVMSEPGKAMMGTAQAGGPDRATKAAEAAVACPLLEGIDLSGARGVLVLIAAGRSTFKLAESRNAMNTIRRYAAEDAHVIYGTAYDESLGDQLRVTVIATGLTQAKRMQAPLSVVQPQVNLRTGTDNLPVLSQPVGHFQPAPPPMSSNDFAGMSVPSVWRHGRTAAAKVEALSSNGMDEIEIPAFLRKQAD, translated from the coding sequence ATGGCGATCGAAATGATCGAAGAGTTTGACCAAGGCACTCAGATCAAGGTCATCGGCGTGGGCGGCGGCGGAGGCAATGCCGTCGAACACATGATCAACCAGGGCGTTCAAGGCGTGGAGTTCGTTTGCGCGAACACCGATGCCCAGGCGCTGAACCGATCGAGCGCGCATCAGCTGATACAGCTGGGCACCTCGGGTCTTGGCGCTGGCGCCAAACCCGAAGCCGGCCGCGCCGCAGCAGAGGAAGCCGAACAACGCATACGCGACGCCATCACCGGCGCCAATATGCTGTTCATCACCGCCGGCATGGGCGGTGGCACCGGCACCGGCGCGGCTCCGGTGATCGCGCGTGTGGCCAAGGAAATGGGCATCCTGACCGTCGGCGTGGTGACCAAGCCTTTCGACTTCGAAGGTGGCCGTCGCACCAAGGCGGCCGATGCCGGCCTGGCCGAGCTGGAAGCGAATGTGGACTCGCTGATCGTCGTGCTGAACGACAAGCTGCTGGACGTGCTTGGTGACGACGTCACGCAGGACCAAGCCTTCGCCCATGCCAACGATGTGCTGAAGAACGCCGTCGGCGGCATCAGCGACATCATCCACATCCCGGGCCTGGTCAACGTCGACTTCGAAGACGTCAAGACGGTGATGAGCGAGCCCGGCAAGGCGATGATGGGCACGGCGCAGGCTGGTGGCCCGGACCGCGCCACCAAGGCCGCAGAAGCGGCCGTGGCCTGCCCGCTGCTGGAGGGCATCGATCTGTCCGGCGCGCGCGGCGTGCTGGTGCTGATCGCCGCCGGCCGCTCGACCTTCAAGCTGGCCGAAAGCCGCAACGCGATGAATACGATCCGTCGCTATGCGGCCGAGGACGCGCATGTGATCTACGGCACGGCCTATGACGAGTCGCTGGGCGACCAGTTGCGCGTCACCGTCATCGCCACCGGTCTGACCCAGGCCAAGCGCATGCAGGCGCCGCTGAGCGTGGTCCAGCCGCAGGTCAATCTGCGCACCGGCACCGACAATCTGCCGGTGCTGAGCCAGCCGGTGGGCCACTTCCAGCCTGCGCCGCCGCCGATGAGCAGCAATGACTTCGCCGGCATGAGCGTGCCCAGCGTCTGGCGCCATGGCCGCACGGCCGCGGCCAAGGTCGAGGCCCTGTCCAGCAATGGCATGGACGAGATCGAGATCCCGGCCTTCCTGCGCAAGCAGGCTGATTAA
- the ftsA gene encoding cell division protein FtsA, with product MAKEYKDLVVGLDIGTAKVMAVVAEVMPSGELRIAGLGVAPSHGLKRGVVVNIDATVQSIQQALKEAEMMADCKISRVYTGITGSHIRGQNSTGMVIVRDKEVTPVDVARVVETAKAINIPNDQRLLLVEPQEFVIDGHEVKEPIGMSGGRLEVKVHIVTGAQSAAENIVKCVRRCGLEVDQLVLNPSASSLAALTDDERDLGVAIVDIGAGTTDVAIFTGGAIRHTAVIPIAGDLITSDIAMALRTPTKDAEEIKVEYGVAKQLLADPSDQVEVPGLGDRAPRMLSRQALAGVIEPRVEEIFSLVQQVIRESGYEELLSSGIVLTGGSAVMPGMVELAEDIFLKPVRRGNPTYSGALFDMVSNPRSATVMGLLEEARLARTRGHKAAQQAGSVKTLFGRLKDWFLGNF from the coding sequence ATGGCCAAGGAATATAAAGATTTGGTCGTCGGCTTGGACATTGGCACCGCCAAGGTGATGGCCGTCGTGGCCGAGGTCATGCCCTCCGGCGAGCTGCGCATCGCGGGCCTGGGTGTGGCGCCCTCGCATGGCCTGAAACGCGGCGTGGTGGTGAATATCGACGCCACCGTGCAATCGATCCAGCAGGCCTTGAAAGAGGCCGAGATGATGGCCGACTGCAAGATCAGCCGGGTCTACACCGGCATCACCGGCAGCCATATCCGCGGCCAGAACTCGACCGGCATGGTGATCGTGCGCGACAAGGAGGTCACGCCAGTCGATGTGGCACGCGTCGTCGAGACGGCCAAGGCGATCAACATCCCCAACGACCAGCGCCTGCTGCTGGTCGAGCCGCAGGAATTCGTGATCGACGGCCATGAGGTCAAGGAGCCGATCGGCATGAGCGGTGGCCGGCTGGAGGTCAAGGTCCATATCGTCACCGGCGCGCAGAGCGCGGCCGAGAACATCGTCAAGTGCGTGCGCCGCTGCGGCCTCGAAGTGGACCAACTGGTGCTGAACCCCAGCGCGTCCAGCCTGGCCGCGCTGACCGATGATGAGCGCGACCTCGGTGTGGCCATCGTCGACATCGGCGCAGGCACGACCGACGTTGCTATCTTCACCGGGGGTGCGATCCGCCACACGGCTGTGATACCGATCGCCGGCGACCTGATCACCAGCGATATCGCCATGGCCCTGCGCACACCGACCAAGGATGCCGAGGAGATCAAGGTCGAGTACGGCGTGGCCAAGCAACTGCTGGCCGATCCGAGCGACCAGGTCGAGGTGCCGGGTCTTGGCGACCGCGCGCCGCGCATGCTGAGCCGCCAGGCGCTGGCCGGCGTGATCGAGCCGCGCGTCGAAGAGATCTTCTCTCTGGTGCAGCAGGTCATACGCGAGAGCGGCTACGAAGAGCTGTTGTCGTCCGGCATCGTGCTGACCGGCGGCTCGGCGGTGATGCCGGGCATGGTCGAGCTGGCCGAAGACATCTTTTTGAAGCCGGTGCGGCGGGGCAACCCGACCTACAGCGGTGCATTGTTTGACATGGTGTCCAACCCGAGGTCCGCCACCGTGATGGGCCTGCTGGAAGAAGCCCGACTGGCCCGCACCCGCGGCCACAAGGCGGCCCAGCAGGCCGGTTCGGTGAAGACCCTGTTTGGACGTTTGAAGGATTGGTTTCTGGGTAATTTCTGA
- the murG gene encoding undecaprenyldiphospho-muramoylpentapeptide beta-N-acetylglucosaminyltransferase: MTARHLVIMAAGTGGHIIPGLAVAEEMQRRGWTVSWLGTSHGMENKLVPPSGISMDSLQFSGLRGKGLLHTLKGFGKLLKAFVDSASILRRRSADAVLGMGGYVCFPGGLMAWLLRRPLMLVNADASLLMSNSSLRPFARRIGFGFDGAAAATTAKAVVTGNPVRSEIEAIAAPEQRYEGRHGPLRVLVVGGSLGAQALNDCLPKALARWPQVDRPWVTHQTGAGNFDVVKAAYAAAGVQAEVVPFIDDMAQALTECDLIICRAGAVTVSELCAAGVPAVLVPLVVSTTSHQRDNAKFMAQHGAAIHLPQPELTPQRLFELLSGLDRPALMTIGLKAHALARPRAAARVADEIEKMTEQRTTP, encoded by the coding sequence ATGACCGCCCGTCATCTGGTCATCATGGCGGCCGGCACCGGTGGCCACATCATTCCGGGCCTGGCTGTGGCCGAGGAGATGCAGCGTCGTGGCTGGACGGTCAGCTGGCTGGGCACCTCGCACGGCATGGAGAACAAGCTCGTGCCGCCCAGCGGCATCAGCATGGACAGCCTGCAGTTCAGTGGCCTGCGTGGCAAGGGCCTGCTGCACACGTTGAAGGGCTTCGGCAAGCTGCTGAAGGCCTTTGTCGATAGCGCCTCCATCCTGCGCCGGCGCTCGGCCGACGCGGTGCTGGGCATGGGCGGCTATGTCTGCTTCCCTGGTGGGTTGATGGCCTGGCTGCTGCGCCGCCCGCTGATGTTGGTGAATGCCGACGCCAGCCTGCTGATGAGCAACAGTAGCTTGCGTCCGTTTGCGCGGCGCATAGGCTTCGGCTTCGACGGGGCGGCGGCGGCGACCACTGCCAAGGCAGTCGTCACGGGCAACCCGGTGCGCAGCGAGATTGAAGCCATTGCGGCACCGGAGCAACGCTATGAGGGCCGGCATGGCCCGCTGCGCGTGCTGGTCGTCGGCGGCAGCCTGGGCGCACAGGCGCTGAACGACTGCCTGCCCAAGGCCCTGGCCCGGTGGCCCCAGGTCGATCGTCCCTGGGTCACGCACCAGACCGGCGCCGGCAACTTCGATGTAGTCAAGGCAGCCTATGCCGCCGCCGGCGTGCAGGCCGAGGTCGTGCCCTTCATCGACGATATGGCCCAAGCCCTGACCGAGTGCGATCTGATCATCTGCCGTGCCGGCGCGGTGACGGTCAGCGAGTTGTGCGCCGCTGGCGTGCCGGCGGTACTGGTGCCGCTGGTCGTCAGCACCACCTCGCATCAGCGCGACAACGCCAAATTCATGGCCCAGCATGGCGCCGCCATCCACTTGCCGCAGCCGGAGCTGACGCCTCAGCGTCTGTTCGAGTTGCTGAGCGGCCTGGACCGTCCCGCCTTGATGACCATTGGCCTCAAGGCTCATGCGCTGGCCCGGCCCCGTGCCGCCGCGCGAGTGGCCGATGAGATTGAGAAAATGACCGAGCAAAGGACAACGCCATGA
- a CDS encoding metalloregulator ArsR/SmtB family transcription factor, translated as MNSDPVPELPQAAFQALADPTRQAILNVLAQERLHVDELATRFPISRPAISKHLRLLKEAGLVLEAREGRRSYYGVNQQKLRELELWLAEQRRLWNSGLSRMKRALEKDDGRG; from the coding sequence TTGAACTCTGATCCTGTGCCCGAACTGCCGCAGGCCGCCTTCCAGGCCCTAGCGGATCCCACGCGCCAGGCAATCCTGAACGTGCTGGCCCAGGAGCGTCTGCACGTCGACGAGCTGGCGACGCGTTTCCCGATCAGCCGGCCCGCCATCTCAAAGCATCTGCGCCTGCTCAAGGAGGCTGGCCTGGTGCTGGAGGCACGCGAGGGCCGGCGCAGCTACTACGGAGTCAACCAGCAGAAGCTGCGCGAGTTGGAGCTCTGGCTGGCCGAGCAGCGGCGGTTGTGGAATTCGGGCCTGAGCCGCATGAAGCGCGCGCTGGAGAAAGATGACGGCCGTGGCTGA
- a CDS encoding DinB family protein, producing the protein MNPIELQAQQQTLDALQAMPERLRALVQCFEPERRLARSGGAAFSLTEQICHLRDIELEGYTQRLARVLSEELPELQEIDGSTLAETRRYQQQDAMLALDLFCRQRQANVELLRTHLHAHGQRKGIFGGFGIVTLASLVQGMAAHDAEHLDELEALLQARA; encoded by the coding sequence ATGAATCCCATCGAACTCCAAGCCCAGCAGCAGACCTTGGATGCCCTGCAGGCGATGCCTGAGCGCTTGCGTGCCCTGGTTCAGTGCTTCGAGCCGGAGCGAAGACTGGCGCGCAGCGGTGGCGCCGCGTTTTCACTGACCGAACAGATCTGCCATCTGCGCGATATCGAGCTGGAGGGCTACACGCAGCGTCTGGCGCGGGTGCTCAGCGAGGAACTGCCCGAGTTGCAGGAGATCGACGGCAGCACCCTGGCCGAAACACGCCGCTACCAGCAGCAGGATGCAATGCTTGCGCTGGACCTGTTCTGCCGTCAGCGCCAAGCGAATGTGGAGTTGCTGCGCACCCATCTGCACGCCCATGGGCAACGCAAGGGCATCTTCGGCGGCTTCGGCATCGTCACCCTGGCCTCGCTGGTGCAGGGCATGGCTGCCCACGACGCAGAGCACCTGGACGAACTGGAGGCGCTGCTGCAGGCCCGGGCCTGA
- the lpxC gene encoding UDP-3-O-acyl-N-acetylglucosamine deacetylase — protein MLQQRTLKSLTRAVGVGVHSGQKVELTLRPAPPDAGIVFRRVDLPTPVEIKVDAYAVCDTRLATTISPGGDPGGAKVQTIEHLLSAASGLGLDNLYVDITAEEVPILDGSAASFVFLLQSAGIALQNAPRRFLRVLKSVEIREGEGAGLKWARLDPFHGYTLNFEIEFDHPAVNATGQQVLFDMGSGLYKREIARARTFGFTKDVEMMRSRGLGLGGSMDNVVVIDDYKVLNAEGLRYDDEIVKHKILDAIGDMHVLGHPLLAAYHAFKSGHALNNKLLRKLLAEPDAYEIVTFDDETLAPRGFAELAPAW, from the coding sequence ATGCTGCAGCAACGAACCCTGAAGTCCCTGACCCGCGCCGTCGGCGTGGGCGTGCACAGCGGGCAGAAGGTCGAGCTGACCCTGCGCCCGGCGCCGCCCGACGCAGGCATCGTGTTCCGCCGCGTCGATCTGCCCACGCCGGTGGAGATCAAGGTCGATGCCTATGCCGTCTGCGACACGCGCCTGGCCACGACCATCTCGCCCGGCGGCGACCCCGGTGGCGCCAAGGTGCAGACCATAGAGCATCTGCTGTCGGCGGCCAGTGGGCTGGGCCTGGACAATCTGTATGTGGACATCACCGCCGAGGAGGTGCCCATACTCGATGGCTCGGCGGCCAGCTTCGTGTTCCTGCTGCAAAGCGCCGGCATCGCGCTGCAGAATGCGCCGCGCCGTTTTCTGCGCGTGCTCAAGAGTGTGGAGATCCGCGAAGGTGAGGGGGCAGGCCTGAAGTGGGCGCGGCTCGATCCCTTCCACGGCTACACCTTGAATTTCGAGATCGAGTTCGACCACCCGGCGGTGAACGCCACCGGCCAGCAGGTGCTGTTCGACATGGGCTCGGGCCTGTACAAGCGCGAGATCGCCCGCGCCCGCACCTTCGGCTTCACCAAGGACGTGGAGATGATGCGGTCGCGTGGCCTGGGTCTCGGCGGCAGCATGGACAACGTCGTCGTCATCGATGACTACAAGGTGCTGAATGCCGAAGGGCTGCGCTACGACGACGAGATCGTCAAGCACAAGATCCTCGATGCCATCGGCGACATGCATGTGCTCGGCCACCCCTTGCTGGCCGCCTACCACGCGTTCAAGAGTGGCCACGCGCTGAACAACAAGCTGCTGCGCAAGCTGCTGGCCGAGCCCGATGCCTACGAGATTGTCACCTTCGACGACGAGACCCTGGCGCCACGCGGCTTTGCCGAGCTGGCGCCGGCTTGGTAA
- the murC gene encoding UDP-N-acetylmuramate--L-alanine ligase, with protein MKHAVKRIHFVGIGGAGMSGIAEILHNLGYAVSGSDQSDSATSQRLASLGIRVHVGHDAAHIAGAQAVVTSTAVKQDNPEVTAARAARVPVVPRAVMLAELMRLKRGIAIAGTHGKTTTTSLVTSVLAEAELDPTFVIGGMLNSAGANSRLGSGEYIVVEADESDASFLNLLPVLAVVTNIDADHMETYGHDFAKLKQAFVEFLHRMPFYGSAIMCGDDPGVRSILPMLSRPVITYGFGDDVQVRAVNVQALPGGQMRFTVQRRELSDSGTALPDLDVILNLAGSHNVLNALAAICVAAELELPDAPMLKALAGFAGVGRRFQRYGELPAAGGGTFTLIDDYGHHPVEMAAVLSAARGAFPGRRLVLAFQPHRYTRTRDCFEDFVKVMSSADSVLLTEVYSAGEAPIVAADGRSLARALRVAGKVEPIFVDEVSAMPQAICQQARDGDVVIAMGAGNMGGVPAQVVQLLVKGQGA; from the coding sequence ATGAAGCATGCGGTCAAGCGCATCCACTTCGTCGGCATCGGTGGTGCCGGCATGAGCGGCATTGCCGAGATCCTGCACAACCTCGGCTATGCGGTGTCAGGGTCGGACCAAAGCGACAGCGCCACCTCGCAGCGCCTGGCCTCGCTGGGCATACGCGTGCATGTCGGCCATGACGCCGCCCACATCGCCGGCGCGCAGGCGGTGGTCACATCGACCGCCGTGAAGCAGGACAACCCTGAAGTCACCGCAGCCCGCGCCGCCCGCGTGCCGGTCGTGCCCCGCGCCGTGATGCTGGCCGAGTTGATGCGCTTGAAGCGCGGCATCGCCATCGCCGGCACCCATGGCAAGACAACGACCACCTCGCTGGTCACCAGCGTGCTGGCCGAGGCGGAGCTCGATCCGACCTTCGTCATTGGCGGCATGCTCAACAGCGCCGGCGCCAATTCGCGGCTCGGCTCGGGCGAGTACATCGTCGTCGAGGCCGACGAGTCCGACGCTTCGTTCCTGAACCTGCTGCCGGTGCTGGCCGTCGTCACCAATATTGACGCCGACCATATGGAGACCTATGGCCATGACTTCGCCAAGCTGAAGCAGGCGTTTGTCGAGTTTTTGCACCGCATGCCTTTCTACGGCTCGGCCATCATGTGCGGTGACGACCCCGGCGTGCGCTCGATACTGCCCATGCTGTCGCGCCCGGTCATTACCTATGGCTTCGGCGACGACGTTCAGGTGCGCGCGGTCAATGTACAGGCCCTGCCGGGCGGCCAGATGCGCTTCACCGTGCAACGCCGCGAGTTGAGCGACAGCGGCACGGCCCTGCCCGATCTGGACGTGATCTTGAACTTGGCCGGCTCGCACAATGTGCTGAACGCGCTGGCCGCGATTTGCGTGGCCGCCGAGCTGGAGCTGCCCGATGCGCCGATGCTGAAGGCGTTGGCCGGCTTTGCCGGTGTGGGCCGGCGCTTCCAGCGTTACGGCGAGCTGCCGGCGGCAGGTGGTGGCACCTTCACGCTGATAGACGACTACGGCCACCATCCGGTCGAGATGGCCGCCGTGTTGTCGGCCGCCCGCGGGGCCTTCCCGGGCCGGCGCCTGGTGCTGGCCTTCCAGCCCCACCGCTACACCCGCACGCGTGACTGCTTCGAAGATTTCGTCAAGGTCATGTCCAGCGCCGACAGCGTGCTGCTGACCGAGGTCTATTCTGCCGGCGAGGCGCCAATCGTGGCGGCCGACGGCCGCAGCCTGGCCCGCGCGCTGCGCGTGGCCGGCAAGGTCGAGCCTATCTTTGTCGATGAGGTGAGCGCGATGCCGCAGGCTATTTGCCAGCAGGCGCGCGACGGTGATGTGGTGATTGCCATGGGCGCCGGCAATATGGGTGGCGTACCGGCCCAGGTGGTGCAGTTGTTGGTGAAGGGGCAGGGCGCATGA
- a CDS encoding cell division protein FtsQ/DivIB, whose protein sequence is MRAATSTHDIQLPPDVRLMNGVSALLFTLVAVAVLALLMSWVARLPVFGVRAIKVDGEVSRNSVASLRANALPRLQGNFFTMNLAAGRQAFEAVPWVRHAVVQRVWPNRLLVSLEEHHAAAYWEGKVEGANADSDAAEESLLVNTQGEVFQANLGDVEDENLPVLSGPQGTAPHMLSLWQRLNAAVAPLEDSVERLDLSGRGSWRIKMERGAVVELGRGSDDEVLQRLSQFVRTVTQITSQYQRPLESADLRHADGYAVHLRGVSTTTGPVGPVKKR, encoded by the coding sequence ATGCGCGCCGCCACCTCCACCCACGACATCCAACTGCCGCCCGACGTGCGGTTGATGAATGGCGTGTCGGCGCTGCTGTTCACCCTGGTGGCCGTGGCCGTGCTGGCGCTGCTGATGAGCTGGGTTGCGCGCCTGCCTGTGTTCGGCGTGCGGGCGATCAAGGTTGATGGCGAGGTCTCCCGCAACAGCGTGGCCTCGCTGCGCGCTAACGCGCTGCCGCGGCTGCAGGGCAATTTCTTCACGATGAATCTGGCCGCCGGCCGCCAGGCCTTCGAGGCGGTGCCCTGGGTGCGGCATGCGGTGGTACAGCGGGTCTGGCCGAATCGCCTGCTGGTCAGCCTGGAAGAGCATCATGCCGCCGCCTATTGGGAGGGCAAGGTCGAGGGCGCCAATGCAGACAGCGACGCCGCCGAGGAGAGCCTGCTGGTCAATACCCAGGGCGAGGTGTTCCAGGCCAATCTGGGCGATGTCGAAGACGAGAACCTGCCGGTGCTGTCGGGCCCGCAGGGCACGGCGCCGCATATGTTGTCGCTGTGGCAGCGGCTGAACGCCGCGGTGGCGCCGCTGGAAGACAGCGTCGAGCGGCTGGACCTGTCGGGCCGAGGCTCCTGGCGCATCAAGATGGAACGCGGTGCCGTGGTCGAACTGGGCCGCGGCAGCGATGACGAGGTGTTGCAGCGCCTGTCGCAGTTCGTACGCACGGTGACGCAGATCACCTCGCAGTATCAGCGGCCGCTGGAGTCCGCCGATCTGCGCCATGCCGATGGCTATGCCGTGCACCTGCGCGGCGTGTCCACCACAACGGGCCCGGTCGGGCCCGTCAAGAAACGTTGA
- a CDS encoding D-alanine--D-alanine ligase — MKLDLNIDVKALGKVAVLMGGTSAEREVSKTMSGPGVLKALLSLGVDAHAFDPAERELVELKREGFDRCFIALHGRHGEDGTVQGALELLGIPYTGSGVMASSIAMDKIMTKRLWLAEGLPTPRYVKLGPDQQTREHTRAVPDELGLPLFVKPPHEGSSMGATKVVGYSQMQEAVALAARYDSEVLCEEFVDGDELTCPVLGEGLNAVVLPVVRIQAPSGNYDYQNKYFTDNTRYLCPSGLPAEEEQEIQRIVLAAYRSLGCRGWGRADIMLRASDRKPFLLEMNTSPGMTSHSLVPISAKAAGLSYERLCLWLVAHASLDSARTLNPH, encoded by the coding sequence ATGAAGCTCGATCTGAATATTGATGTGAAGGCGCTGGGCAAGGTGGCGGTGCTGATGGGCGGCACCTCGGCCGAACGCGAAGTGTCCAAGACCATGTCGGGCCCCGGCGTGCTGAAGGCCTTGCTGAGCCTGGGTGTCGATGCCCATGCCTTCGATCCGGCCGAGCGTGAGCTGGTCGAGCTCAAGCGCGAGGGTTTTGATCGCTGCTTCATCGCGCTGCATGGCCGGCATGGTGAGGACGGCACGGTACAGGGTGCGCTGGAGCTGCTGGGCATCCCCTACACCGGTTCGGGCGTGATGGCCTCCAGCATCGCGATGGACAAGATCATGACCAAGCGACTGTGGCTGGCCGAGGGCCTGCCGACACCGCGCTACGTGAAGCTGGGGCCGGATCAGCAGACCCGCGAGCACACCCGGGCTGTACCCGACGAGCTGGGTCTGCCGTTGTTCGTCAAGCCCCCGCACGAGGGCTCGTCGATGGGTGCCACCAAAGTTGTTGGCTACTCGCAAATGCAGGAGGCCGTGGCCCTTGCGGCTCGCTACGATAGCGAGGTGCTGTGCGAAGAGTTTGTGGATGGTGACGAGTTGACTTGCCCGGTGCTGGGCGAGGGCTTGAACGCCGTCGTGCTGCCCGTGGTCCGCATCCAGGCCCCTTCTGGCAATTACGACTACCAGAACAAGTACTTCACCGACAACACCCGCTACCTCTGCCCGAGTGGCCTGCCGGCTGAGGAAGAGCAGGAAATCCAGCGCATCGTGCTCGCCGCCTACCGTTCGCTGGGCTGCCGCGGTTGGGGTCGCGCCGACATCATGCTGCGCGCGAGCGACCGCAAGCCCTTTCTGCTCGAGATGAACACCTCGCCGGGCATGACCTCGCATTCGCTGGTGCCGATCTCTGCCAAGGCCGCCGGCCTCAGCTACGAGCGGCTGTGCCTGTGGCTGGTCGCCCACGCAAGCCTCGATTCGGCCAGAACCCTGAACCCGCACTGA